The Pseudomonas bijieensis DNA window GCCAGGACAATCCCTCCGTTGAATCGGACTATATAGTAATACTATTTACCCAACAACACTTCCAAACCGCGTAAATTGCGCTTATGTTACGCTTCAGCTCGAACTATATAGTCATACAATAAGAGAATCGATCATGTCTGATAAGAAACCCTCCCTGCGCTCGGCCCAATGGTTTGGCACCGCCGACAAAAACGGCTTCATGTACCGCAGCTGGATGAAAAATCAGGGCATCGCCGACCATCAGTTCCATGGCAAGCCAATCATCGGCATCTGTAACACCTGGTCGGAGCTGACGCCGTGCAACGCGCACTTCCGGCAGATCGCCGAGCACGTCAAGCGCGGCGTGATCGAGGCCGGGGGCTTCCCGGTGGAATTTCCGGTGTTCTCCAACGGCGAATCGAACCTGCGCCCCACTGCCATGCTGACCCGCAACCTGGCGAGCATGGACGTGGAAGAGGCGATTCGCGGCAACCCGATTGACGGCGTGGTGTTGCTCACCGGTTGCGACAAGACCACTCCAGCCCTGCTGATGGGCGCCGCCAGTTGCGACGTACCGGCTATCGTCGTCACCGGCGGGCCAATGCTCAATGGCAAGCACAAGGGCCAGGACATCGGTTCGGGCACGGTGGTCTGGCAACTGAGCGAGCAGGTCAAGGCCGGCACCATCACCATCGACGATTTCCTCGCGGCCGAGGGCGGCATGTCTCGCTCGGCCGGCACCTGTAACACCATGGGTACCGCCTCGACCATGGCCTGCATGGCCGAAGCCCTCGGTACGTCCCTGCCCCACAACGCGGCCATTCCAGCCGTGGACGCGCGCCGTTACGTGCTGGCGCACATGTCCGGCATGCGCGCTGTAGAAATGGTCCGTGAAGACTTGAAGCTGTCGAAGATCCTGACCAAGGAAGCCTTCGAGAATGCCATCCGCGTCAACGCCGCCATCGGTGGCTCGACCAACGCGGTGATCCACCTCAAAGCCATTGCCGGGCGCATCGGCGTGCAACTGGACCTGGACGACTGGACCCGCATCGGTCGTGGCATGCCGACCATCGTCGACCTGCAGCCGTCCGGACGCTTCCTGATGGAAGAGTTCTACTATGCCGGCGGTCTGCCCGCCGTGCTGCGCCGTCTCGGTGAAGCAAACCTGATCCCCCATCCGAACGCCCTGACCGTCAACGGCAAGAGCCTCGGCGAGAACACCAAGGACGCACCGATCTACGGCCAGGACGAAGTCATCCGCACCCTGGACAACCCGATCCGCGCCGACGGCGGCATCTGCGTGCTGCGCGGCAACCTGGCGCCGCTGGGTGCGGTGCTCAAGCCGTCCGCCGCGACGCCGGAGCTGATGCAACATCGCGGTCGCGCAGTGGTGTTCGAGAACTTCGACGAGTACAAGGCCCGCATCAACGACCCGGAACTGGACGTGGACGCCAACTCGATCCTGGTGATGAAAAACTGTGGGCCGAAGGGTTATCCGGGCATGGCCGAAGTCGGCAACATGGGCCTGCCGGCCAAGCTGCTGGCCCAGGGCGTGACCGACATGGTACGGATTTCCGACGCACGCATGAGCGGCACTGCCTACGGCACCGTGGTGCTGCACGTGGCACCGGAAGCCGCTGCTGGCGGACCTCTGGCCGCGGTGAAGGAAGGTGACTGGATCGAGCTCGATTGCGCCAGCGGCCGCCTGCACCTGGACATCCCGGACGCCGAACTTGCCGCGCGCCTGGCCGACCTGCCGCCACCGCAGAACCTGTTGGTGGGCGGCTACCGCCAGCTGTACATCGACCATGTGCTGCAAGCGGACCAGGGTTGTGACTTCGACTTCCTGGTGGGCTGCCGTGGCGCCGAGGTGCCTCGCCACTCCCACTGACTCCATCCATCCCCTTGTGGCATCCCCCTGTGGGATGCAAGCTTTTGTGGGAGCTGAGCTTGCTCGCGATTGCGGTGTGCCAGACAACAGAGATATTGACTGGAAGGGCCTCATCGCGAGCAAGCTCAGCCCCCACATAAGCTCCCACAATGGGGTCTGCATCCACCTCAAAAAATCGCACTAGCGACCCGCCCTCACCGCGCCTGCTATCATGCGCAGCACCCCCTTCGCACAGGATCGCGCCATCCCCCATGGATTACCGTAAACCCTCCGACCGCAAAAGCATGCACGCGCGCATCGTCCAGGAACTGGGTATGCAGATCGTCTCCGGGCGTTTCAAACCGGATGACAAACTGCCCGCCGAAGCCTTGTTGTGCGAAGAGTATGCGGTCAGCCGCCCGGTGCTGCGCGAAGCCACACGGGTGCTCGTCGCCAAGGGCCTGGTGTATTCGCGCCCGCGCGTGGGCACGGTGGTCAAGGCCCGCCGGGAATGGCACATGCTCGACCCTGACGTGCTGCACTGGCTGATGCAGAGCAGCCCGCAAAACGAATTCTTCGGTTTGCTGACCAGCGTGCGCAGTATCATCGAGCCGGCCGCTGCCGCCCTCGCTGCGCAATTCGCGACCGACAGCGACATCGCCGCCATCCGCGAAGCCTACCAGCGCATGGAAGCGGCACCGACCCCCGAGGCCGTGCTGCAACCGGACCTGGACTTCCACAGCCGCATCGCCGACGCCACCCACAACGATCTACTCGCCAACCTGTGCAACATGTTGTCGGTGGCCATCGCCGAAGCGCTCAAGCACTCCAACCAGCGGCCCAACCTGCACGAGTTGGCGATGCCGCGGCACAAGGCGATCCTCACCGCCATCGAAAACCGCGATGCCCTCGGCGCCCGCCATGCCACCCTAGTGCAGTTGGACGACGCCCGTAGCGCGCTGAATGTGGTGCTGGGCGCCGATCCTTCCTGATACCCCCCTGGCAACCACCCGACGTGGCACACCTCAGATTGGCTGGAATGATCAGTCTGTGGGTCACTAGAAAACCTGTGGGAGCGAGCTTGCTCGCGATGGCGGACGGACATTCAACACCTTCATTGACTGTCACACCGCTATCGCGAGCACGCTCGCTCCCACATGGGTTCGCCACTAGGGCTGTACTGGACAGGTTCGCCCTCGATCAATGTGCAAACAACGAATTACCCTTCTGCCCCGCCAGCTTCTCCGGCTTGATCAGGAACCGTGCCAGCGCCGGCAGCAGCCACAGCGCACCGAACATGTTCCACAGCAACATGAACGTCAGCATCAAGCCCATGTCGGCCTGGAACTTGATGGCCGAGAAGATCCAGGTGCACACGCCGATGGCCAGGCACAGGCCGGTGAACAATACGGCTTTACCGGTGGACTTCAGGGTCTGGTAGTAGGCCTCCTGCAACGGCAATCCGGCGCGCAGGAAGCTCTCCAGGCGGCTGTAGATGTAGATCCCGTAGTCCACGCCAATCCCCACGCCGAGGGCGACCACCGGCAAGGTCGCGACCTTCACGCCAATGCCCATGAAGGCCATCAGGGCGTTGCCCAGTACAGAGGTCAGTACCAGCGGCAGCACGATGCACAGCGTCGCCGCCCAGGAGCGGAAGGTGATCATGCACATGGTCGCCACGCAGATGTACACCAGGATCAGGATGGTCAGTTCCGATTCCTTGATCACTTCGTTGGTGGCCGCTTCGATGCCGGCGTTACCGGCGGCGAGGATGA harbors:
- a CDS encoding IlvD/Edd family dehydratase; translation: MSDKKPSLRSAQWFGTADKNGFMYRSWMKNQGIADHQFHGKPIIGICNTWSELTPCNAHFRQIAEHVKRGVIEAGGFPVEFPVFSNGESNLRPTAMLTRNLASMDVEEAIRGNPIDGVVLLTGCDKTTPALLMGAASCDVPAIVVTGGPMLNGKHKGQDIGSGTVVWQLSEQVKAGTITIDDFLAAEGGMSRSAGTCNTMGTASTMACMAEALGTSLPHNAAIPAVDARRYVLAHMSGMRAVEMVREDLKLSKILTKEAFENAIRVNAAIGGSTNAVIHLKAIAGRIGVQLDLDDWTRIGRGMPTIVDLQPSGRFLMEEFYYAGGLPAVLRRLGEANLIPHPNALTVNGKSLGENTKDAPIYGQDEVIRTLDNPIRADGGICVLRGNLAPLGAVLKPSAATPELMQHRGRAVVFENFDEYKARINDPELDVDANSILVMKNCGPKGYPGMAEVGNMGLPAKLLAQGVTDMVRISDARMSGTAYGTVVLHVAPEAAAGGPLAAVKEGDWIELDCASGRLHLDIPDAELAARLADLPPPQNLLVGGYRQLYIDHVLQADQGCDFDFLVGCRGAEVPRHSH
- a CDS encoding FadR/GntR family transcriptional regulator, which translates into the protein MDYRKPSDRKSMHARIVQELGMQIVSGRFKPDDKLPAEALLCEEYAVSRPVLREATRVLVAKGLVYSRPRVGTVVKARREWHMLDPDVLHWLMQSSPQNEFFGLLTSVRSIIEPAAAALAAQFATDSDIAAIREAYQRMEAAPTPEAVLQPDLDFHSRIADATHNDLLANLCNMLSVAIAEALKHSNQRPNLHELAMPRHKAILTAIENRDALGARHATLVQLDDARSALNVVLGADPS